A genomic region of Gadus macrocephalus chromosome 5, ASM3116895v1 contains the following coding sequences:
- the tmx1 gene encoding LOW QUALITY PROTEIN: thioredoxin-related transmembrane protein 1 (The sequence of the model RefSeq protein was modified relative to this genomic sequence to represent the inferred CDS: deleted 1 base in 1 codon) has product MASVQSTRMWGTVSSLSLRSRLHMLCLCVTLVIHLTLQPVSASQRPSSLKEITDGNWEDILAGEWMIKFFAPWCPACQQLQPAWSEFADWGEDMGVNIAKVDVTEQPGLSGRFIITSLPTIYHCKDGVFREVPRCSHENDFLAFVDEQKWQAIEPVSSWFGPSSFLMNSMSALFKLSMFIRRCHNYMTDQLGIPVWGSYIIFGLATLFSGLALGLILVFIADFVFPSRRFSSSDYYQSNRACSRARLLQQQEADHEADGEEDDDEDEEEDEEEEEFGEQDQDEDWTRRRGSPEGRPETGAQGFTEEAVRKRIVAQRQNEEEDT; this is encoded by the exons ATGGCGAGCGTACAGTCTACGAGAATGTGGGGTACAGTTTCCTCCCTGTCGCTCCGATCGAGACTGCACatgctgtgcttgtgtgtgaccCTTGTAATACATTTGACGTTGCAACCTGTGTCGGCGAGTCAGCGGCCAAGCAGCCTGAAGGAGATCACGGACGGGAACTGGGAGGACATCCTGGCCGGGGAATGGATGATTAAATT CTTCGCCCCGTGGTGTCCGGCATGCCAGCAGCTCCAGCCTGCGTGGAGTGAGTTTGCTGACTGGGGGGAGGACATGGGGGTCAACATAGCCAAGGTGGACGTGACTGAACAGCCGG GTCTGAGTGGGCGGTTCATCATAACATCACttcctacaatctacca ctgTAAGGACGGTGTGTTCAGGGAAGTACCAAGGTGCTCGCACGAAAACGACTTCCTCGCATTCGTTGACGAGCAAAAGTGGCAAGCCATCGAGCCGGTGTCCTCGTGGTTTGGTCCATCCTCCTTCCT GATGAACTCGATGTCTGCTTTGTTCAAGCTG TCCATGTTTATCCGG CGTTGTCATAACTACATGACGGACCAGCTGGGGATTCCTGTGTGGGGCTCCTACATCATCTTCGGATTGGCCACCCTGTTCTCCGGCCTGGCTCTCGGATTG ATACTGGTGTTCATCGCTGACTTCGTGTTCCCCTCGCGACGTTTCTCCTCGTCTGACTACTACCAGAgtaa CAGAGCCTGCAGCAGAGCCCGTCTGCTCCAGCAGCAGGAGGCCGACCACGAAGCCGACGGAGAGGAGGACGACGAtgaagacgaggaagaggacgaggaggaagaggagttcgGCGAGCAGGACCAAGATGAGGACTGGACCCGGAGGAGAGGCTCCCCGGAGGGCCGGCCCGAGACCGGGGCACAGGGCTTCACGGAGGAGGCGGTGAGGAAGAGGATCGTGGCTCAGCGACAGAACGAAGAGGAGGACACCTAG